From the Daucus carota subsp. sativus chromosome 8, DH1 v3.0, whole genome shotgun sequence genome, one window contains:
- the LOC108197554 gene encoding trihelix transcription factor GT-3b, giving the protein MDAGHHHHLLHHQLQQQQVSVNIDTGGDRFPQWSMQETRDFLMIRAELDPTFMETKRNKLLWELIATKMKEKGYNRSAEQCKCKWKNLVTRYKGCETIEPEGMKQQFPYYNELQAIFAARMQRMLWNEAEGSGAGGSKKKATQLSSDDEDENEESDGEQRGTTSGKKKRKVKQNPGSSNAIGGNVNANVGGLKEMLEDFMRQQGEMEMRWLKTYEAREEERRMREMEWRQRMEELEKERIMMERRWREREEQRSAREEARAEKRDALINALLIKLRREDKS; this is encoded by the exons ATGGACGCAGGCCACCATCACCATCTTCTTCACCACCAGCTTCAACAGCAGCAAGTGAGTGTTAATATTGATACGGGTGGAGATAGGTTTCCGCAATGGAGTATGCAGGAAACGAGAGATTTTTTGATGATTCGGGCCGAGCTGGACCCCACTTTCATGGAGACCAAGAGGAACAAGCTCTTGTGGGAACTGATTGCTACGAAAATGAAGGAGAAAGGGTATAATCGTAGCGCTGAGCAGTGTAAATGCAAATGGAAAAATCTCGTTACCCGATACAAG GGGTGTGAAACTATTGAGCCGGAAGGCATGAAGCAGCAGTTTCCGTATTACAATGAATTGCAAGCGATTTTCGCGGCAAGGATGCAAAGAATGCTGTGGAATGAGGCGGAAGGGAGCGGTGCAGGAGGTTCGAAGAAGAAAGCTACTCAGCTATCATCGGACGATGAGGATGAGAATGAGGAGAGCGATGGAGAGCAAAGAGGAACTACGAGTGGGAAGAAAAAGAGGAAGGTAAAGCAGAATCCGGGGAGTAGTAATGCTATTGGTGGGAATGTGAATGCTAATGTTGGCGGTTTGAAGGAGATGTTGGAGGATTTTATGAGGCAGCAAGGTGAGATGGAAATGCGGTGGCTGAAAACGTACGAGGCGCGGGAAGAGGAGAGGAGAATGAGGGAGATGGAGTGGAGGCAAAGAATGGAGGAGTTGGAGAAGGAGAGGATTATGATGGAGAGGAGGTGGAGGGAAAGGGAGGAGCAAAGAAGTGCAAGGGAAGAAGCTAGAGCTGAGAAAAGGGATGCTTTGATCAATGCACTTCTAATTAAGCTTAGAAGGGAAGATAAATCTTAA
- the LOC135148322 gene encoding uncharacterized protein LOC135148322, with translation MTDWQYEFLVVAGGELAWMPNMVLKVEKSYRAPRDQLSAVDVEILVGITKALGSTWTKSAFFENGRLQLYLLLDPRLTELPPLEGMTAEGEVKLLTGLLNRNPPRYRGAARVEGEGRSQARRRTPAQGRAGRAAARASRGAVVQPAGTAIGASTSGTASRGRVSLLRDEPEPATEQEENVPSEEVETQDVFGDAEDDEEVVEKSPEIHEIADSEEREGGGHTTAGEFDDGLGGEGEIEVSTQAGGKAVEAGSSRAVEEKESVEAGGTSTVLMLENPTTEGQTPEVPRRRKRVRSAGSGRKLTLSAQIGRRVKRRGNVDLMAGVSAGDASGTEDEVGPVDARRVGRGNLFGAGPPGQVGLTEDDVEKMDGLGWKKLVRRSELHHRKARGYDLALSTRGEMFRQDNIALRKQVADLEGQKKTLVENFHAVEDQKKELAQEMETLKADWQVLSDRRGLVDKELETQRLFWEGKEAASERTFAELRKRAEEAEAMVASRPTEEMAIRKYQASVEYRAALAKAFEEGVSSVKESAEYLSLVAGVGGSSSGVDALEKRVADLASSLKKAKSKAHKRKKKNKKLADRVKELESAGGSSGGSAGTKSPKALETVDENPAEEETEVSRSAAEERENPDAVMADAEKQPGTEAATPEEDEELVDDSTETPTI, from the exons ATGACGGACTGGCAGTATGAGTTTCTGGTGGTTGCGGGTGGCGAATTGGCATGGATGCCTAACATGGTTCTGAAGGTAGAGAAGAGTTATCGTGCACCGCGGGATCAATTGTCCGCGGTTGACGTGGAGATACTGGTTGGTATTACGAAGGCGTTGGGGAGCACCTGGACCAAGAGTGCATTCTTTGAGAATGGGAGGCTGCAACTTTACCTGC TCCTGGACCCGCGATTGACGGAGTTGCCGCCCTTGGAGGGCATGACTGCTGAAGGAGAGGTGAAATTGCTCACGGGCCTGCTGAACCGAAATCCCCCTAGGTATAGGGGTGCTGCCCGGGTTGAAGGTGAGGGGCGGTCGCAGGCAAGGCGGCGTACGCCGGCTCAAGGCCGGGCGGGACGCGCGGCTGCCAGGGCGTCACGGGGCGCAGTGGTGCAACCTGCGGGGACTGCCATTGGGGCCTCCACCTCGGGGACGGCATCCCGGGGCCGCGTTTCGCTTTTGAGGGATGAACCGGAGCCTGCGACTGAGCAGGAAGAAAATGTGCCAAGTGAGGAGGTGGAAACCCAAGATGTGTTTGGGGATGCGGAGGATGATGAGGAGGTTGTTGAAAAGAGCCCGGAGATTCATGAGATTGCGGACAGCGAAGAGAGAGAAGGTGGAGGGCATACCACCGCGGGCGAGTTTGACGACGGTCTGGGCGGTGAGGGTGAAATCGAGGTCAGCACACAGGCTGGCGGGAAAGCTGTGGAAGCGGGATCATCCCGTGCAGTTGAAGAAAAAGAGAGTGTTGAGGCTGGCGGGACGTCGACTGTATTGATGTTGGAGAACCCGACGACAGAGGGACAGACTCCCGAGGTTCCCAGACGGAGGAAACGGGTTCGTAGTGCTGGCAGTGGTCGAAAGTTGACCTTGAGTGCTCAGATTGGGCGCCGTGTGAAGCGCCGCGGCAATGTGGATTTGATGGCGGGTGTCAGTGCTGGGGATGCGTCTGGGACCGAAGATGAGGTGGGACCTGTGGATGCCCGTCGTGTGGGGCGAGGTAATTTGTTTGGAGCCGGGCCACCAGGGCAGGTTGGCCTCACTGAGGATGATGTTGAAAAGATGGATGGGTTGGGATGGAAAAAGCTGGTGCGTCGTTCCGAGCTTCATCACAGGAAG GCTCGAGGGTATGACTTGGCGTTAAGCACCCGGGGAGAAATGTTCCGCCAGGACAACATTGCACTGCGGAAGCAGGTTGCTGATCTCGAAGGTCAAAAGAAGACCTTGGTGGAGAACTTCCATGCAGTCGAGGATCAAAAGAAAGAACTTGCCCAAGAGATGGAGACTCTCAAGGCTGACTGGCAGGTGCTTTCGGATCGAAGGGGCCTTGTGGACAAGGAGTTGGAAACCCAAAGGCTGTTTTGGGAGGGGAAGGAGGCGGCCTCGGAGCGGACATTCGCCGAGCTTCGTAAGCGTGCCGAAGAAGCTGAAGCTATGGTCGCGTCGCGACCCACTGAGGAGATGGCCATCCGGAAATATCAGGCCAGTGTTGAATATCGGGCTGCCTTGGCCAAAGCTTTTGAAGAGGGAGTCTCTTCTGTGAAGGAAAGTGCAGAGTATTTGAGCTTAGTGGCGGGCGTGGGTGGTTCTTCTTCCGGTGTTGACGCTTTGGAGAAGCGGGTAGCGGATCTGGCATCTTCCTTGAAGAAAGCAAAGTCTAAGGCCcacaagaggaagaagaagaacaagaaactCGCTGACCGGGTGAAGGAGCTCGAGAGTGCGGGTGGTAGCTCTGGAGGTAGTGCTGGGACGAAGAGTCCAAAAGCTCTGGAGACCGTGGATGAGAATCCCGCGGAGGAGGAAACAGAGGTGTCCCGCTCCGCAGCAGAGGAAAGGGAGAATCCGGACGCGGTTATGGCTGATGCAGAGAAGCAACCCGGGACCGAGGCTGCTACCCCAGAGGAGGATGAAGAGCTTGTTGATGATTCGACCGAGACCCCCACCATTTAA
- the LOC108198881 gene encoding jasmonate-induced oxygenase 1: protein MNCLQSWPAPVVRVQSLSDSGMQMIPDTYVRKPCDRPSSLDQNLIPSHGDQIPVIDLQELFSGNPSTLSLLHTACSEWGFFQVVNHGVSHRLMEQALEVWRQFFHLPVEAKQAYANSPTDYEGYGSRLGVEANAKLDWSDYYFLNYLPLSLRNQNKWPSNPSTCRKLTAEYSEALVKICERLTKILSENLGLESDHIQKAFGGKETGGCMRVSFYPKCPQPDLTLGLSPHSDPGGITLLFADDHVEGLQVRKDGNWVTVKPVPNAFIVNLGDQMQVISNGKYKSIEHRVIVNSTTERVSLAFFYNPKEDMTIAPAQKLISNSSPALYPPMSFREYRSFIRTKGPSGKSQVESLKSP from the exons ATGAACTGCCTCCAAAGTTGGCCAGCTCCGGTGGTCCGAGTCCAATCCTTATCCGACAGTGGCATGCAGATGATTCCCGACACCTACGTCCGGAAACCCTGCGATAGACCTTCGTCACTAGACCAGAACCTCATCCCGAGTCACGGGGATCAAATCCCCGTGATTGACCTGCAAGAGTTGTTTTCTGGTAACCCTTCCACTCTGTCCCTCCTCCACACTGCATGCAGCGAATGGGGATTCTTTCAGGTGGTGAATCACGGCGTGAGCCACCGCCTGATGGAACAAGCTCTTGAGGTTTGGCGCCAGTTTTTTCACCTCCCGGTGGAAGCAAAGCAAGCTTATGCGAATTCTCCCACCGATTATGAAGGCTATGGCAGCAGGCTTGGAGTTGAGGCTAATGCGAAACTGGATTGGAGCGATTATTATTTCCTTAATTATCTTCCACTCTCGCTCAGAAACCAAAACAAATGGCCTAGCAATCCTTCAACATGCAG GAAATTAACTGCTGAATACAGTGAAGCACTGGTTAAGATATGCGAAAGGTTAACGAAGATTTTATCTGAGAACCTTGGTTTAGAAAGCGATCACATTCAGAAGGCTTTTGGAGGGAAGGAGACTGGTGGTTGCATGAGAGTGAGTTTCTATCCCAAGTGTCCTCAGCCAGATCTTACTCTAGGTCTTTCACCACACTCGGATCCGGGTGGCATTACTCTCCTCTTTGCCGATGATCATGTCGAGGGTCTGCAAGTCCGAAAAGACGGTAACTGGGTGACCGTTAAGCCTGTTCCCAATGCTTTCATAGTAAACCTTGGTGATCAAATGCAG GTGATAAGCAACGGAAAGTACAAGAGTATCGAGCATCGTGTGATCGTGAACTCAACCACGGAACGCGTTTCACTCGCCTTCTTCTACAACCCTAAGGAAGACATGACAATTGCACCTGCTCAGAAGCTCATATCGAATAGCTCTCCTGCACTGTATCCACCCATGAGTTTCCGGGAGTACAGATCCTTCATCAGAACAAAGGGTCCTTCAGGCAAATCACAAGTCGAATCACTCAAATCACCATAA